The following coding sequences are from one Wenzhouxiangella sp. AB-CW3 window:
- a CDS encoding sensor histidine kinase, whose protein sequence is MASVIAWLPRMKYRQRLRSRLILSFLLFGTLLSVLFAGAVLFLQSWLVDALISDTLEQEIDQYITQLRQDPSQVEPFYSRIEGYVTRPGQADIVPTAFRDLPTGVHDVQSNDAFFKAVVRKHDDFWVFLTYDVSEDRELARRLVYGLVAAVMLFSILSLTLGVWSSRRIMAPVTELARRLETMDEHAEPGSLARQFPDDEVGQLAAALDDYAHRLKELVERDKAFNADVSHELRTPLAVISGATELLLSQPDMSERDRERLLRIARAARQSTDITTALLHLVRSERESDNQRRANDVGSIARHVIDNYRPLIGERDLSLEVDEQEAVNVIAPEAVIAVTLGNLIGNAVRYTSTGEVRVVIRRGEACILDTGPGIAEEELPHVFDRHFRGRQADGTKGSGLGLSIVKRLCDLYGWETEFSNRPSGGLEVCVHFFPDRQDD, encoded by the coding sequence ATGGCATCGGTTATTGCCTGGTTGCCCCGGATGAAGTACCGGCAGAGACTTAGAAGCCGACTCATACTGTCATTCCTGTTGTTCGGCACGCTGTTGAGCGTGCTGTTTGCAGGTGCGGTGCTGTTCCTGCAGAGCTGGCTGGTCGATGCACTGATTTCCGATACGCTGGAGCAGGAGATCGACCAGTACATCACACAGCTGCGCCAGGACCCCTCACAGGTCGAGCCGTTCTACAGCCGTATCGAAGGGTATGTCACTCGCCCCGGGCAGGCTGATATCGTGCCGACGGCATTCCGAGACCTGCCCACCGGCGTTCACGACGTCCAGTCCAACGACGCCTTCTTCAAGGCGGTGGTGCGCAAGCACGACGATTTCTGGGTGTTTCTGACCTATGACGTGTCCGAAGACCGCGAACTGGCACGGCGCCTGGTTTACGGCCTGGTGGCGGCAGTGATGCTCTTTTCCATTCTTTCCCTGACGCTGGGCGTCTGGTCTTCACGCCGCATCATGGCGCCGGTGACCGAGCTGGCCCGGCGGCTGGAAACCATGGATGAACATGCCGAGCCGGGCAGCCTGGCGCGGCAGTTTCCCGATGACGAGGTCGGTCAACTGGCCGCGGCGCTGGATGATTATGCGCATCGTCTCAAGGAGCTGGTGGAACGCGACAAGGCGTTCAATGCCGATGTCTCGCACGAACTGCGCACGCCACTGGCGGTGATTTCCGGGGCCACCGAGTTGTTGCTGTCGCAGCCCGACATGAGCGAACGCGACCGCGAACGCCTGCTACGAATCGCCCGCGCGGCCCGGCAGTCAACTGACATCACCACGGCGCTGCTGCACCTGGTGCGCTCCGAGCGTGAATCCGACAACCAGCGTCGTGCCAACGATGTCGGCAGCATTGCCCGCCATGTCATTGACAACTATCGGCCGCTGATCGGCGAACGCGACCTGAGTCTGGAGGTGGACGAGCAGGAGGCCGTCAATGTCATTGCCCCGGAGGCCGTCATTGCCGTCACCCTGGGCAACCTGATCGGTAACGCCGTGCGCTACACAAGCACCGGTGAGGTGAGGGTGGTCATCAGGCGCGGCGAGGCCTGCATTCTCGATACCGGGCCTGGCATTGCCGAAGAAGAGTTGCCACATGTCTTCGATCGCCATTTCCGCGGCCGCCAGGCTGATGGCACCAAAGGCTCGGGCCTGGGGCTTTCCATCGTCAAGCGCCTGTGCGACCTCTACGGCTGGGAAACGGAGTTCAGCAACCGACCGTCCGGCGGGCTGGAGGTCTGTGTGCACTTCTTCCCCGACCGGCAGGACGACTGA
- a CDS encoding response regulator transcription factor, giving the protein MRILIIEDNRDIAANLGDFLSDRGHEVDFAYDGITGLHLAVVNEFDAIVLDLALPGMDGLEVCRKLREEGRKETPVLMLTARDQLDDKLSGFESGADDYLVKPFELREVEARLAVLSRRGQRIKPRELQVGDLVYNLETLTVKRGDQSIDLNPIGLRLLEKLMSASPAVVTRRDLEHHVWGEELPDSDSLRVHIHSLRAAIDKPFGSPMIHTRHGIGYCLVAPDEVPAET; this is encoded by the coding sequence ATGCGCATCCTGATCATCGAAGACAACCGGGATATCGCCGCCAACCTGGGGGATTTCCTGTCCGATCGCGGCCACGAGGTCGATTTTGCCTACGATGGCATCACCGGCCTGCACCTGGCCGTGGTCAACGAGTTCGATGCCATCGTGCTCGACCTGGCGCTGCCGGGTATGGATGGCCTGGAGGTCTGTCGCAAGCTGCGCGAAGAAGGGCGCAAGGAAACCCCGGTGCTGATGCTGACCGCGCGCGACCAGCTCGACGACAAGCTCAGCGGTTTCGAGTCCGGCGCCGACGACTACCTCGTCAAGCCCTTCGAGTTGCGCGAGGTGGAAGCCCGCCTGGCCGTGTTGTCGCGTCGCGGCCAGCGAATCAAGCCGCGTGAGCTGCAGGTTGGTGATCTGGTCTACAACCTGGAGACCCTGACGGTCAAGCGCGGCGATCAGTCCATCGATCTCAACCCGATCGGTCTTCGGTTGCTCGAAAAGCTGATGTCGGCCTCGCCGGCCGTCGTCACCCGTCGCGACCTGGAGCATCATGTCTGGGGCGAGGAGTTGCCCGACAGCGACAGTCTGCGGGTTCATATTCACAGCCTGCGTGCCGCCATCGACAAGCCTTTCGGCAGTCCCATGATTCATACCCGCCATGGCATCGGTTATTGCCTGGTTGCCCCGGATGAAGTACCGGCAGAGACTTAG